The bacterium genome includes a window with the following:
- the leuB gene encoding 3-isopropylmalate dehydrogenase, with protein MKKAKILILAGDGIGPEVMEESVRVLEKALEGSGLKLNLEKDVAGGCSIDRSGIPLTPETLKKAKKADAVLLGAVGGPQWDNLPHDKRPEQALLGLRAGLKLFANLRPAKILPALAKASTLKEDVVGGIDLLVVRELTGGIYFGKPRGIKETGKGKKGFNTEVYTTPEIDRIVRSAFEAARARRKKVTSVDKANILESSILWRETAAAIGKDYPEVTLEHMYVDNCAMQLVRNPRQFDVIVTTNLFGDILSDEAAMLTGSIGMLPSASLGAKKNRLGFPQGMYEPVHGSAPDIAGKGVANPLATILSCALMVRYSLGRDDVAGRIERAVEKTLEDGFRCGDIQEEGKQQIGTREMAGKVMERL; from the coding sequence ATGAAAAAGGCGAAGATCTTGATTCTGGCGGGAGACGGCATCGGTCCCGAGGTGATGGAGGAATCCGTTCGCGTGCTGGAAAAGGCGCTCGAAGGCTCCGGACTCAAGTTGAACCTCGAAAAGGATGTTGCCGGCGGGTGTTCCATCGACCGGAGCGGCATTCCGCTCACGCCCGAGACGCTCAAGAAGGCCAAGAAGGCGGATGCCGTCCTTCTGGGCGCCGTCGGGGGCCCTCAGTGGGACAATCTTCCCCACGACAAGAGGCCCGAGCAGGCCCTTCTGGGCCTTCGAGCCGGGCTCAAGCTCTTCGCGAATCTTCGTCCGGCGAAGATTCTGCCGGCCCTCGCGAAGGCCTCAACCTTGAAGGAGGACGTCGTCGGCGGGATCGACCTCCTGGTCGTCCGCGAGCTCACCGGGGGTATCTATTTCGGAAAGCCGCGGGGCATCAAGGAGACGGGGAAAGGGAAGAAGGGATTCAACACCGAGGTCTATACGACGCCGGAAATCGACCGGATCGTGCGGTCCGCCTTCGAGGCGGCGCGGGCGCGACGCAAGAAGGTCACGTCCGTCGACAAGGCGAACATCCTGGAGAGCTCCATCCTCTGGAGGGAAACGGCGGCGGCGATCGGCAAGGATTATCCCGAGGTGACCCTCGAACACATGTACGTGGACAACTGCGCCATGCAGCTCGTGCGGAATCCAAGGCAATTCGACGTCATCGTGACGACCAACCTTTTTGGGGACATCCTCTCCGACGAGGCGGCCATGCTCACGGGCTCCATCGGCATGCTACCCTCGGCCTCGCTCGGGGCCAAGAAGAACCGGTTGGGGTTCCCGCAGGGTATGTACGAACCGGTTCACGGGAGCGCCCCGGACATCGCCGGGAAAGGCGTTGCGAATCCGCTGGCCACTATTCTATCGTGCGCCCTCATGGTACGGTACTCGTTGGGCCGCGACGACGTCGCCGGGCGGATCGAAAGGGCGGTCGAGAAAACGCTCGAGGACGGCTTCCGCTGCGGTGACATTCAGGAAGAGGGAAAACAACAGATCGGTACGCGGGAAATGGCCGGGAAAGTGATGGAGAGACTGTGA
- the truA gene encoding tRNA pseudouridine(38-40) synthase TruA, whose amino-acid sequence MRTLKLTLEYDGSAFSGWQIQPHKRTVQGTIQDVLRKITQEDIKLVGASRTDAGVHALGQVAHFRTKSRIRPEKFLIALNGLLPPEVAVKSVEESDGGFHAIRSAQSKTYRYVIWNEGSRSALERLRAWHVWDPLNLGAMRRAAKALPGRHDFSAFRGAQSDTKTSVRRVERVTIQKKGPEVRVEITGEGFLKYMVRNIVGTLVDVGKGRVTPKEFRKILQSRDRKKAGATAPAFGLTLVSIRY is encoded by the coding sequence ATGCGTACCCTCAAACTTACGTTGGAATACGATGGATCGGCCTTCTCCGGCTGGCAGATTCAGCCGCATAAGAGGACCGTGCAGGGGACGATTCAAGACGTCCTCCGCAAGATTACCCAGGAAGACATCAAATTGGTCGGCGCCTCCCGGACGGACGCCGGGGTCCATGCCCTGGGCCAGGTCGCGCACTTCCGGACGAAGTCGCGCATCCGGCCCGAGAAATTCTTGATCGCCTTGAACGGCCTCCTCCCTCCCGAGGTCGCGGTCAAGTCCGTCGAAGAGTCGGACGGAGGCTTCCATGCGATTCGGAGCGCCCAATCCAAGACGTACCGTTACGTGATCTGGAACGAAGGATCACGATCCGCGTTGGAGAGGCTTCGCGCGTGGCACGTTTGGGACCCCTTGAACCTCGGTGCGATGCGGCGTGCGGCCAAGGCCCTCCCCGGACGCCATGATTTCAGCGCCTTTCGGGGTGCCCAAAGCGACACGAAGACGTCCGTACGGCGCGTGGAGCGCGTGACGATTCAAAAGAAGGGACCGGAGGTCCGGGTCGAAATCACGGGCGAAGGGTTTCTCAAATACATGGTCCGAAACATCGTGGGGACCCTGGTGGATGTGGGGAAGGGAAGGGTCACACCGAAGGAATTTCGAAAAATATTGCAGTCTCGGGATAGAAAAAAGGCCGGGGCGACGGCCCCGGCCTTTGGTTTGACTCTCGTTTCAATCCGTTACTAG
- a CDS encoding aspartate-semialdehyde dehydrogenase yields the protein MKKQKYNLAILGATGVVGREMIEILAERKFPVGELRLFASEKSVGEEIEWEGKPVKVRLVGDNAFAGIDIVMGDTPTAVSKELIPKAVAQGAVAVDCSSAFRMDPNVPLVVPEVNAAAIARHKGIIAGANCSAIPVAVAVKPIHDQYGVKRLVLSTYQSASGAGKGGTDELAQQTTALFSQKDPVLKVFPYRLAFNVIPQIDSFLPGGDTKEEAKIVEELKKMIEAPNMGVTVTAVRVPVFVGHSAAVNIETEKKAQASEVRELLRKIPGVVVKDEPAKKEYPLPIEAAGQDEVYVGRIREDASIPNGLNLWVAADNLRKGAALNAVQIAEILIEKYL from the coding sequence GTGAAAAAGCAAAAATATAATCTGGCGATTCTGGGAGCGACCGGGGTGGTCGGCCGGGAGATGATCGAAATCCTCGCGGAGAGAAAATTCCCCGTCGGCGAGCTCCGTCTCTTCGCCTCTGAAAAATCGGTGGGCGAGGAGATCGAGTGGGAGGGCAAGCCCGTCAAGGTGAGGCTTGTCGGCGACAACGCCTTCGCCGGCATTGACATCGTCATGGGCGACACGCCCACCGCCGTTTCGAAGGAGTTGATTCCCAAGGCCGTCGCCCAGGGCGCGGTCGCCGTGGATTGCTCCAGCGCCTTCCGGATGGACCCGAACGTTCCGCTCGTCGTCCCGGAGGTCAACGCGGCCGCCATCGCCCGCCACAAGGGCATCATTGCGGGCGCCAACTGCTCCGCGATTCCGGTCGCCGTGGCCGTCAAGCCCATCCATGATCAATACGGCGTCAAACGGCTCGTCCTCTCCACCTACCAGTCCGCCTCCGGGGCGGGGAAGGGCGGCACCGACGAACTGGCCCAGCAGACCACGGCCCTCTTCAGCCAAAAGGACCCGGTCCTGAAGGTCTTTCCGTACCGGCTCGCCTTCAACGTCATCCCGCAGATCGACAGTTTTCTGCCGGGGGGGGACACCAAGGAGGAGGCGAAAATCGTCGAGGAGCTGAAAAAGATGATCGAGGCCCCGAACATGGGCGTGACGGTCACGGCGGTTCGAGTGCCGGTCTTCGTCGGCCATTCCGCCGCCGTCAACATCGAAACGGAGAAAAAGGCGCAGGCCTCCGAGGTCCGCGAGCTCCTGCGCAAGATCCCGGGAGTGGTCGTGAAGGACGAGCCGGCCAAGAAGGAATACCCGCTCCCCATCGAGGCCGCGGGCCAGGACGAGGTCTACGTCGGACGTATCCGCGAAGACGCGTCGATCCCGAACGGCCTCAATCTTTGGGTGGCGGCGGACAATCTGAGGAAAGGCGCCGCCTTGAATGCGGTGCAAATCGCGGAAATCCTCATTGAAAAATACCTCTAA
- the pssA gene encoding CDP-diacylglycerol--serine O-phosphatidyltransferase encodes MQLKKSINLVPSLFTTGGLFFAFFSIVRSINGDHHTAAWAILFASLCDAIDGRIARMTKTQSDFGKEYDSLVDLSSFGMAPAILMYTWTLSGFRPVGWFLSFLFFACAALRLARFNVQTAPERQDKKEKKLKFSGLPTPGAACLLATFVLFHEAVLGTESPVKSIAALVMVPLLAVLMVSSVRYRSFKEYNIQRNNYFYILIGAAIMIGIIAIDPNIVLFGGFMVYALSGPALWLLQLRQPRAERVSERGERTKTKGRRFTVIPMNGNDGEARREDYEQRS; translated from the coding sequence ATGCAACTCAAGAAAAGCATCAACTTGGTTCCGAGTCTCTTTACGACGGGCGGGCTCTTCTTCGCCTTTTTTTCGATCGTCCGGTCGATCAACGGCGACCACCACACGGCCGCCTGGGCGATTCTCTTCGCGAGCCTCTGCGACGCCATCGACGGACGCATCGCGCGGATGACCAAGACGCAGAGCGATTTCGGCAAGGAGTACGATTCCCTGGTCGACTTGTCGTCGTTCGGAATGGCGCCCGCGATTCTCATGTACACCTGGACATTGTCCGGGTTTCGGCCCGTCGGCTGGTTCCTGTCCTTCTTGTTTTTCGCCTGCGCGGCCTTGAGGCTTGCGCGTTTCAACGTCCAAACGGCGCCCGAACGCCAGGACAAAAAGGAGAAGAAGCTCAAGTTCAGCGGATTGCCGACGCCCGGCGCGGCGTGCCTGCTGGCCACGTTCGTCCTCTTCCACGAGGCGGTCTTGGGGACCGAGTCCCCGGTCAAAAGCATCGCGGCCCTGGTGATGGTGCCGCTCCTGGCCGTCCTCATGGTGAGCAGCGTCCGTTACCGGAGCTTCAAGGAATACAACATCCAGAGGAACAACTATTTCTACATCCTGATCGGGGCCGCGATAATGATCGGCATCATTGCCATCGACCCGAACATCGTCCTGTTCGGCGGCTTCATGGTCTACGCCCTGTCCGGTCCGGCCCTATGGCTGCTGCAACTGAGGCAGCCTCGCGCCGAAAGGGTTTCGGAACGGGGCGAAAGGACCAAAACGAAAGGACGGCGCTTCACCGTCATACCGATGAACGGAAATGACGGAGAGGCGAGGAGAGAGGATTATGAGCAACGTAGTTAA
- a CDS encoding 2-isopropylmalate synthase, which translates to MSNVVKIFDTTLRDGEQSPGYSMDTGEKIRMAQQLARLGVDIIEAGFPIASPGDFAAVQKIAREVAGPTICGLSRANAADIDACWGAIQDAPKRRIHTFIATSDIHLKYKLRKSREQVLEDAVAAVRRAKGYTDDVEFSAEDATRSDREYLAKVFEAVITAGALTINVPDTVGYTIPSEYASLIRYLMETVPNIGRATVSVHCHNDLGLAVANSLAAIENGARQAECTINGIGERAGNASMEEIVMALKVRENRLGLTTNIATEQIYPTSKLLTHITGISVQPNKAIVGANAFAHESGIHQDGLLKNEMTYSIMTPESIGLTEHKYILGKHSGRHAFRTRLKGMGFDLSDDEMEEAFKRFKELADKKKAIFEEDLEAIVTSLVRTVPETYALKGVEVSCGTKKKPRAAIEITKEGKKLKAVETGAGPVDAVFKALKKLSKFKGNLEKFVVTAVTGGTDAQGEVMVELQQNGHTVRGVGSHTDIIVASAKAYIAALNRIEHIEKKVSAQL; encoded by the coding sequence ATGAGCAACGTAGTTAAGATTTTCGACACGACCTTGAGGGACGGTGAGCAGTCGCCCGGTTACAGCATGGACACCGGGGAAAAGATCCGGATGGCCCAGCAGCTCGCGCGTTTGGGGGTCGACATCATCGAGGCCGGGTTCCCCATCGCGTCTCCGGGCGATTTTGCTGCTGTGCAGAAAATCGCTCGGGAGGTCGCCGGCCCGACGATTTGCGGGCTGTCTCGGGCGAACGCGGCCGATATCGACGCTTGTTGGGGGGCCATTCAGGATGCGCCCAAGCGCCGGATCCACACCTTCATCGCGACCTCGGACATCCACCTCAAGTACAAGCTGCGCAAGTCCCGGGAACAGGTCTTGGAGGACGCCGTCGCGGCCGTCCGTCGCGCGAAGGGTTACACGGACGACGTCGAATTCTCCGCCGAGGACGCGACCCGGAGCGACCGGGAGTATTTGGCCAAGGTGTTCGAAGCCGTCATCACGGCTGGCGCATTGACCATCAACGTGCCCGATACGGTCGGTTACACGATCCCGTCGGAGTACGCGTCGTTGATCCGCTATTTGATGGAGACGGTTCCGAACATCGGTCGGGCGACCGTGAGCGTGCATTGCCACAACGACTTAGGGTTGGCGGTCGCGAATTCGCTGGCCGCCATCGAGAACGGGGCGCGCCAGGCGGAGTGCACGATCAACGGGATCGGCGAGAGGGCCGGGAACGCGTCGATGGAAGAGATCGTCATGGCCCTCAAGGTCCGCGAGAACCGTCTGGGGCTGACGACCAACATCGCAACCGAGCAGATCTACCCGACGAGCAAGCTCCTGACGCACATCACCGGCATCTCCGTCCAGCCGAACAAGGCGATCGTGGGAGCCAACGCCTTCGCGCACGAGTCGGGCATCCATCAGGACGGGTTGCTCAAGAACGAGATGACGTACTCGATCATGACGCCGGAGTCGATTGGGTTGACGGAGCATAAGTACATCCTGGGCAAGCACTCCGGCCGGCACGCCTTCCGCACGCGCTTGAAGGGGATGGGGTTCGACCTCTCGGACGACGAGATGGAGGAGGCGTTCAAGCGTTTTAAGGAGCTGGCGGACAAGAAAAAGGCGATCTTCGAGGAGGACCTCGAGGCCATCGTCACGAGCCTGGTCCGGACGGTTCCCGAGACTTATGCCCTCAAAGGCGTCGAGGTCTCCTGCGGGACAAAGAAGAAGCCGCGCGCAGCCATCGAGATCACGAAGGAGGGCAAGAAGCTCAAGGCGGTCGAAACCGGCGCCGGCCCCGTCGACGCGGTCTTCAAGGCCCTGAAGAAACTCTCGAAGTTCAAGGGCAACCTGGAAAAGTTTGTCGTGACGGCCGTGACCGGCGGGACGGACGCCCAGGGCGAGGTGATGGTGGAGCTCCAGCAGAACGGCCATACCGTGCGTGGCGTGGGCTCGCACACGGACATCATCGTCGCCTCGGCGAAGGCCTACATCGCCGCCTTGAACCGGATCGAGCACATCGAGAAAAAGGTCTCGGCCCAGCTCTAG